From Camelina sativa cultivar DH55 chromosome 7, Cs, whole genome shotgun sequence, one genomic window encodes:
- the LOC104700593 gene encoding tropinone reductase homolog At2g29290-like, with protein MATNSRWSLGGMTALVTGGSKGIGEAVVEELSMMGASVHTCARDETQLQERLREWQAKGFQVTTSVCDVSSREKRETLMETVSSLFQGKLNILVNNAGTYISKPTTEYTAEEYSFIMPTNLESSFHLSQLAHPLLKASGSGSIVHMSSVAGVVHVNVGSIYGATKGAMNQLARNLACEWASDNIRTNAVCPWFITTPLVNDLLHDEEIKKEVESRTPMGRVGETNEVSSLVAFLCLPAASYITGQVICVDGGFTVNGFSYQPHA; from the exons ATGGCAACAAATTCTAGATGGAGTCTTGGAGGCATGACCGCTCTTGTCACTGGTGGCTCTAAGGGCATCGG GGAAGCTGTGGTGGAGGAACTGTCTATGATGGGAGCAAGTGTCCACACATGTGCCAGAGACGAAACTCAGCTTCAAGAACGCTTACGTGAGTGGCAAGCAAAAGGGTTTCAGGTCACCACTTCTGTTTGCGACGTTTCTTCCCGTGAGAAACGAGAGACACTCATGGAAACCGTTTCCTCTCTCTTCCAAGGAAAACTCAACATCCTT GTAAACAATGCGGGAACGTATATATCCAAGCCGACCACAGAGTATACAGCAGAAGAATATTCGTTTATAATGCCTACAAATCTCGAGTCATCTTTCCATCTCTCACAGCTCGCGCACCCTTTGTTGAAAGCCTCTGGCTCAGGGAGCATCGTGCACATGTCCTCCGTAGCTGGAGTCGTGCATGTCAATGTTGGATCCATCTATGGAGCAACCAAAG GAGCCATGAATCAGCTGGCTAGAAACTTAGCTTGCGAATGGGCGAGCGACAACATAAGGACTAACGCTGTTTGTCCCTGGTTCATCACAACTCCTTTGGTTAACGAT CTTCTCCATGAtgaagagattaaaaaagaagTGGAGAGTAGGACACCAATGGGGCGTGTTGGAGAGACAAATGAAGTCTCATCGCTTGTGGCATTTCTTTGTCTTCCTGCAGCTTCTTACATAACTGGTCAAGTCATTTGCGTTGATGGAGGTTTCACTGTTAATGGCTTCTCCTATCAGCCACATGCTTAA
- the LOC104700594 gene encoding pumilio homolog 2-like, giving the protein MMIPELGRRPMHRGNEDSSFGDDYEKEIGVLLGEQQRRQEEADEIERELNLYRSGSAPPTVDGSVSAAGGLFSGGGRGGAPFLEFGGGNKGNGFGCDDEELRKDPAYLSYYYANMKLNPRLPPPLMSREDLRVAQRLKGSSNVLGGVGDRRKVNDSRSLFSNPPGFDQMKQQREFEPEKTSASSSEWDVNGLIGLPGLGLKGKQKSFADIFQADMGHGHPVGQQPSRPASRNTFDENVDSTNNLSPSTSQGIGVPSPYSYAAVLGSPLSRNGTPDPQAVARVPSPCLTPIGSGRVSSNDKRNTSNQSPFNGGLKESSDLAAALSGMSLSGTGGLDERSQAEQDVEKVRNYMFGMQDGHNEVNQHGFQHKADQAHKGTASLRNLQMRGSQGSAYNGGGLANHYQHLDSQNYCLNNYALNPAVASMMAGQLGTNNYSPMYENASAASALGFSGMDSRLHGGGYVSSGQNLSEPRNIGRVGNRMTGGGAGLQSHMADPMYHQYGRFSDNADSFDLLNDPAMDRNFMGNSYVNMLELQRAYLGAQKSQYGVPYKSGSPNSHSYYGSPTFGSNMSYPGSPLAHHGMPNSLMSPYSPMRRGEVNMRYPSATRNFSGGVMGSWQMDAGLDEGFGSSMLEEFKNNKARGFELSEIAGHVVEFSSDQYGSRFIQQKLETATTDEKTMVYEEIMPQALALMTDVFGNYVVQKFFEHGLPPQRRELAEKLINNVLPLSLQMYGCRVIQKAIEVVDLDQKIIMVKELDGHVMRCVRDQNGNHVVQKCIECVPEENIEFIISTFFGHVVTLSTHPYGCRVIQRVLEHCHDPDTQSKVMEEILSTVSMLAQDQYGNYVVQHVLEHGKPDERTVIIKELAGKIVQMSQQKFASNVVEKCLTFGGPEERELLVNEMLGTTDENEPLQAMMKDQFANYVVQKVLETCDDQQRELILTRIKVHLNALKKYTYGKHIVARVEKLVAAGERRMALQSSTQPLVA; this is encoded by the exons ATGATGATACCGGAACTGGGGAGAAGACCGATGCATAGAGGTAACGAAGATTCATCCTTTGGGGATGATTATGAGAAAGAGATTGGTGTATTGCTTGGTGAGCAGCAGCGAAGGCAAGAAGAGGCtgatgagattgagagagagctTAACTTGTATAGAAGTGGCTCTGCTCCACCGACTGTAGATGGTTCTGTTAGTGCGGCTGGAGGGCTTTTTAGCGGCGGCGGTAGAGGTGGGGCTCCTTTTTTGGAGTTTGGTGGAGGCAATAAGGGTAATGGGTTTGGTTGTGATGATGAGGAGCTTAGGAAAGATCCGGCTTACTTGTCTTATTACTATGCTAATATGAAGTTGAATCCGAGGTTGCCACCGCCTTTGATGTCTAGGGAGGATTTGAGGGTTGCTCAGAGGCTTAAAGGGAGTAGCAACGTGTTAGGTGGTGTTGGGGATAGGAGAAAAGTTAATGACAGTCGATCTTTGTTCTCTAACCCACCTGGTTTTGATCAGATGAAGCAGCAGCGTGAGTTTGAGCCTGAGAAGACTAGTGCTTCCTCTTCTGAGTGGGATGTTAATGGATTGATTGGTTTGCCTGGTTTGGGGCTTAAAGGCAAGCAGAAGAGTTTTGCTGATATCTTTCAG GCGGATATGGGGCATGGGCATCCTGTTGGACAGCAGCCCTCACGTCCTGCAAGTCGTAACActtttgatgaaaatgttgaCTCCACAAATAATCTGTCTCCATCCACATCACAAGGCATTGGTGTACCTTCTCCATACAGCTATGCAGCTGTTCTTGGTTCGCCTTTGTCTAGAAATGGAACACCAGATCCACAGGCCGTTGCTAGGGTGCCTAGTCCTTGCCTTACTCCCATTGGCAGTGGAAGAGTTAGTTCAAATGACAAGAGGAACACAAGTAATCAAAGCCCGTTTAACGGTGGTCTTAAAGAGTCTTCAGATCTCGCCGCTGCTTTATCTGGTATGAGTCTGTCAGGTACTGGTGGGTTAGATGAAAGGAGTCAAGCTGAGCAAGATGTTGAAAAGGTTAGGAACTATATGTTTGGAATGCAAGATGGGCATAATGAAGTCAATCAACATGGCTTCCAACACAAAGCTGATCAGGCTCATAAGGGAACTGCTTCTTTGAGGAATTTACAAATGAGAGGGTCACAAGGATCTGCATATAATGGAGGTGGACTAGCTAATCATTACCAGCATCTTGATAGCCAAAACTATTGTCTCAACAACTACGCATTAAATCCTGCTGTAGCGTCTATGATGGCTGGCCAACTTGGAACTAATAACTATTCTCCAATGTATGAAAATGCTTCTGCGGCATCTGCTTTGGGATTTTCTGGAATGGACTCAAGACTACATGGGGGAGGTTATGTTTCCTCTGGTCAAAACCTCTCTGAACCACGAAATATTGGCAGGGTTGGTAATCGAATGACGGGAGGAGGTGCTGGTCTTCAGTCACATATGGCCGATCCAATGTATCATCAGTACGGGAGGTTCTCTGATAATGCTGATTCGTTTGATCTTCTTAATGATCCTGCAATGGACAGGAACTTTATGGGTAATTCATACGTGAATATGCTTGAACTCCAGAGGGCTTATCTCGGAGCTCAGAAATCACAGTATGGTGTTCCTTACAAATCAGGGAGCCCTAACAGTCATAGCTATTATGGGAGTCCAACGTTTGGGTCTAATATGTCATATCCTGGCAGCCCATTGGCTCATCATGGTATGCCGAATTCTCTTATGTCACCTTATAGCCCTATGAGAAGAGGTGAAGTTAATATGCGTTATCCCTCTGCAACAAGAAACTTTTCGGGAGGTGTAATGGGTTCTTGGCAAATGGATGCTGGTTTGGATGAAGGATTTGGATCTTCAATGCTTGAAGAGTTCAAAAATAACAAAGCTAGAGGGTTTGAACTTTCTGAAATAGCTGGCCATGTTGTTGAGTTCAG TTCGGATCAATATGGAAGCCGGTTTATTCAGCAGAAACTCGAGACAGCAACAACTGATGAGAAAACCATGGTTTATGAAGAGATCATGCCTCAAGCTCTTGCCCTGATGACTGACGTTTTTGGCAACTATGTAGTTCAGAAG TTCTTTGAGCATGGACTTCCGCCACAGAGGAGAGAATTGGCAGAGAAACTCATTAACAATGTTTTGCCTCTTAGCTTACAGATGTATGGTTGTCGTGTCATCCAGAAG GCAATTGAGGTGGTTGATCTAGACCAGAAAATTATAATGGTGAAAGAACTGGATGGACATGTGATGCGATGTGTACGCGATCAGAACGGGAACCATGTTGTTCAAAAGTGTATCGAATGTGTACctgaagaaaacattgaattcaTTATTTCGACTTTCTTTGGTCATGTTGTGACCCTCTCCACTCACCCATACGGGTGCCGTGTTATTCAG AGAGTATTAGAACACTGCCATGACCCTGATACACAGAGTAAGGTTATGGAAGAGATCCTGTCCACTGTTAGCATGCTGGCCCAAGATCAGTATGGAAACTATGTTGTTCAG CATGTGCTGGAGCACGGAAAGCCTGATGAGCGCACTGTGATAATCAAAGAGTTGGCTGGGAAGATTGTTCAGATGAGCCAGCAGAAGTTTGCATCAAACGTTGTTGAGAAATGTTTGACTTTTGGAGGTCCTGAGGAACGGGAATTGCTGGTGAATGAGATGCTGGGCACAACTGATGAAAACGAGCCTCTTCAG GCGATGATGAAGGATCAGTTTGCAAACTATGTAGTCCAAAAAGTCCTGGAGACATGCGATGACCAACAGCGTGAACTGATTCTTACTCGTATTAAAGTGCATCTTAATGCTTTGAAGAAATACACTTACGGGAAGCATATCGTTGCCCGTGTTGAAAAACTCGTTGCTGCTGGAG AGAGGAGGATGGCTTTGCAGTCATCAACCCAGCCTCTGGTGGCTTAA